From the Ciona intestinalis chromosome 2, KH, whole genome shotgun sequence genome, one window contains:
- the LOC100176309 gene encoding RNA-binding protein 15 isoform X1 has translation MVMKRQGDRDRDSPTRMKRNRGRSPNRRSFRELNSPEYRDRDARFSSRDARRNISQNRRRSPYPSPKYSPPVEASRGRRGRDYEEYYTTLMVHNFSSKLNSDDIEESLYYEFKKFGDVSIRVTTDSYGERVAYATFRSSDSARSCKNAKGHLVMHERRLSIDVVHDEPSNRYSPRRTPPREKVRSPPRQRSLPRSPVRRQSPPPKKSYQRGRSPPPRERYPARERPSYRETRDRFSPQERSRGRHDSPDLVSPRERRNYSPDNRISPRERSFTPRSSSREKSRTPVEKQRVESKEKNSSNHDSNTDEKSKKSTENTPQYNQANQNQNNMPPGGMGFGMQMGMPPFHDPNYFPPGSFMDKAIPPEDDPYATRTLFVGNLEPDVSNYDIRKVFEVYGRVDDIDVKRAARGLGSYCFVRFSNLDQAYKAKISLNGKAVIKNVVRVGYGKVMLSSKVWVGGLGSWTTLSDLEREFDRFGAIRRIDFRKGDTSSAILYETIDAAQAACNQMRGFLMPNAETRLRMDFLDPEPGMPGYEAFSEWGRHDNKNYESNSQKYNNSNDRYQDKRNNSRYRGRNIFVDEKPNKSRSRRSRSPRRRSRDRSRGSSNHRGNETVSKDIKESEMTAMQYKHFHAKSCYSLHDLCQCFDPPCWQGGFVLKNIAFPVLFFFLDGDMGVFNTTTADPNSPTGRQTMFHLTQRLKLNEEKTKEVSRRMKSCVNRTCLIVAVPGVPENLNTTGTISGPVPTQHKPLRGLVKYFKEKEAAGIVSVPAITTDTPKEWDKTSYKDRPLSGVLHLFPPGPFAHEQLLRIGPNLQPQYFADDYMVALLVKGPKGSLV, from the exons ATGGTGATGAAACGACAAGGCGATAGAGACAGAGATAGCCCGACGAGGATGAAACGCAATAGGGGGAGAAGTCCAAATAGACGATCTTTTCGGGAATTGAACAG CCCGGAGTATCGTGATCGGGATGCAAGATTCTCGAGCCGAGATGCGAGAAGAAACATCTCTCAAAACCGAAGGAGGTCCCCGTACCCCTCCCCCAAGTATTCTCCTCCTGTTGAGGCATCGCGAGGAAGAAGGGGGCGTGATTATGAAGAATACTACACCACACTTATGGTGCATAACTTTAGTTCAAAGCTCAACAGCGATGACATAGAAGAAAGCCTTTACTACGAGTTTAAGAAATTTGGAGATGTGAGTATTAGAGTGACAACGGACTCCTACGGGGAAAGAGTTGCCTACGCCACGTTTAGAAGCTCTGATAGTGCTAGATCGTGCAAGAATGCCAAAGGTCATCTCGTCATGCATGAACGTAgattatccattgatgttgtTCATGATGAACCAAGTAATAGATACTCACCAAGAAGAACTCCACCAAGAGAGAAAGTAAGAAGTCCTCCAAGACAGCGATCTCTACCTAGATCACCTGTAAGAAGACAATCTCCTCCACCGAAGAAAAGTTACCAAAGAGGAAGATCACCTCCACCAAGAGAACGCTATCCAGCAAGGGAACGACCTTCGTACAGGGAAACCAGGGATCGCTTCTCACCCCAGGAGCGTTCTCGTGGCCGCCATGATTCTCCTGACTTAGTCTCACCAAGAGAGCGAAGGAACTACTCTCCAGATAATCGGATTTCTCCTAGAGAACGTAGCTTTACACCACGTAGCTCGTCTCGAGAAAAATCAAGGACGCCGGTAGAAAAACAACGAGTTGAATCAAAAGAAAAGAATTCATCGAACCATGATTCAAACACTGATGAAAAATCCAAGAAATCGACAGAAAATACTCCTCAGTATAATCAAGCAAATCAAAATCAGAATAATATGCCCCCTGGAGGTATGGGCTTTGGTATGCAAATGGGAATGCCTCCCTTTCATGACCCCAACTATTTTCCACCTGGCAGTTTCATGGACAAGGCAATTCCACCAGAAGATGACCCATATGCAACAAGAACTTTATTTGTGGGGAATTTGGAACCTGATGTCTCAAACTATGACATTCGGAAAGTTTTTGAAGTTTATGGAAGAGTGGATGACATTGATGTGAAGCGAGCAGCAAGAGGTCTTGGCTCATATTGCTTTGTTCGCTTTTCAAATCTTGATCAAGCTTACAAGGCTAAGATATCACTCAACGGTAAAGCTGTGATCAAAAATGTGGTTAGGGTGGGTTATGGCAAAGTCATGCTTTCTTCTAAAGTGTGGGTGGGTGGTCTTGGATCATGGACCACTTTGTCGGACCTAGAACGAGAATTTGATAGATTTGGTGCAATTCGGCGCATTGATTTTCGCAAGGGAGACACAAGTTCTGCAATTCTCTATGAAACTATTGATGCTGCACAGGCTGCATGTAATCAAATGCGTGGCTTCCTTATGCCAAATGCAGAAACTAGACTTCGGATGGATTTCCTAGACCCTGAGCCTGGAATGCCAGGGTATGAAGCTTTTTCTGAGTGGGGAAGACATGATAACAAAAACTATGAATCTAATTCACAGAAATACAACAATTCAAATGATCGGTATCAGGACAAGAGGAATAATTCTCGCTACAGAGGCCgcaatatatttgttgatGAGAAGCCAAATAAATCTCGTAGCAGAAGAAGCAGATCACCAAGACGAAGATCAAGAGATCGTAGTAGAGGCTCTTCTAATCACCGTGGAAATGAGACGGTCTCGAAGGATATAAAAGAAAGTGAAATGACAGCTATGCAGTACAAACATTTCCATGCCAAGTCCTGCTACTCGCTACATGACTTATGCCAATGCTTTGACCCCCCATGTTGGCAGGGTGggtttgtgttaaaaaacattgcaTTCCCTGTGCTGTTTTTCTTTCTAGATGGAGACATGGGTGTGTTTAACACCACGACTGCAGACCCGAACAGTCCAACAGGAAGACAAACAATGTTCCATCTAACCCAGCGACTTAAACTGAACGAAGAAAAAACAAAGGAAGTTTCACGGCGAATGAAATCTTGTGTAAACAGAACATGCTTGATTGTTGCTGTTCCAGGAGTGCCGGAAAACTTAAATACAACTGGAACCATCAGTGGTCCAGTGCCTACACAACACAAGCCACTACGGGGActtgtaaaatactttaaagAAAAGGAAGCTGCTGGTATCGTATCTGTACCAGCAATTACAACAGACACACCGAAAGAAtgggataaaacaagttacaaagATCGACCACTGTCTggtgttttacatttatttcctCCCGGTCCATTCGCTCACGAACAGTTGTTAAGAATTGGTCCTAATTTGCAACCGCAGTATTTCGCTGACGATTACATGGTTGCATTGTTAGTTAAAGGTCCTAAGGGatctttggtttaa
- the LOC100176309 gene encoding RNA-binding protein 15 isoform X2 has product MVHNFSSKLNSDDIEESLYYEFKKFGDVSIRVTTDSYGERVAYATFRSSDSARSCKNAKGHLVMHERRLSIDVVHDEPSNRYSPRRTPPREKVRSPPRQRSLPRSPVRRQSPPPKKSYQRGRSPPPRERYPARERPSYRETRDRFSPQERSRGRHDSPDLVSPRERRNYSPDNRISPRERSFTPRSSSREKSRTPVEKQRVESKEKNSSNHDSNTDEKSKKSTENTPQYNQANQNQNNMPPGGMGFGMQMGMPPFHDPNYFPPGSFMDKAIPPEDDPYATRTLFVGNLEPDVSNYDIRKVFEVYGRVDDIDVKRAARGLGSYCFVRFSNLDQAYKAKISLNGKAVIKNVVRVGYGKVMLSSKVWVGGLGSWTTLSDLEREFDRFGAIRRIDFRKGDTSSAILYETIDAAQAACNQMRGFLMPNAETRLRMDFLDPEPGMPGYEAFSEWGRHDNKNYESNSQKYNNSNDRYQDKRNNSRYRGRNIFVDEKPNKSRSRRSRSPRRRSRDRSRGSSNHRGNETVSKDIKESEMTAMQYKHFHAKSCYSLHDLCQCFDPPCWQGGFVLKNIAFPVLFFFLDGDMGVFNTTTADPNSPTGRQTMFHLTQRLKLNEEKTKEVSRRMKSCVNRTCLIVAVPGVPENLNTTGTISGPVPTQHKPLRGLVKYFKEKEAAGIVSVPAITTDTPKEWDKTSYKDRPLSGVLHLFPPGPFAHEQLLRIGPNLQPQYFADDYMVALLVKGPKGSLV; this is encoded by the coding sequence ATGGTGCATAACTTTAGTTCAAAGCTCAACAGCGATGACATAGAAGAAAGCCTTTACTACGAGTTTAAGAAATTTGGAGATGTGAGTATTAGAGTGACAACGGACTCCTACGGGGAAAGAGTTGCCTACGCCACGTTTAGAAGCTCTGATAGTGCTAGATCGTGCAAGAATGCCAAAGGTCATCTCGTCATGCATGAACGTAgattatccattgatgttgtTCATGATGAACCAAGTAATAGATACTCACCAAGAAGAACTCCACCAAGAGAGAAAGTAAGAAGTCCTCCAAGACAGCGATCTCTACCTAGATCACCTGTAAGAAGACAATCTCCTCCACCGAAGAAAAGTTACCAAAGAGGAAGATCACCTCCACCAAGAGAACGCTATCCAGCAAGGGAACGACCTTCGTACAGGGAAACCAGGGATCGCTTCTCACCCCAGGAGCGTTCTCGTGGCCGCCATGATTCTCCTGACTTAGTCTCACCAAGAGAGCGAAGGAACTACTCTCCAGATAATCGGATTTCTCCTAGAGAACGTAGCTTTACACCACGTAGCTCGTCTCGAGAAAAATCAAGGACGCCGGTAGAAAAACAACGAGTTGAATCAAAAGAAAAGAATTCATCGAACCATGATTCAAACACTGATGAAAAATCCAAGAAATCGACAGAAAATACTCCTCAGTATAATCAAGCAAATCAAAATCAGAATAATATGCCCCCTGGAGGTATGGGCTTTGGTATGCAAATGGGAATGCCTCCCTTTCATGACCCCAACTATTTTCCACCTGGCAGTTTCATGGACAAGGCAATTCCACCAGAAGATGACCCATATGCAACAAGAACTTTATTTGTGGGGAATTTGGAACCTGATGTCTCAAACTATGACATTCGGAAAGTTTTTGAAGTTTATGGAAGAGTGGATGACATTGATGTGAAGCGAGCAGCAAGAGGTCTTGGCTCATATTGCTTTGTTCGCTTTTCAAATCTTGATCAAGCTTACAAGGCTAAGATATCACTCAACGGTAAAGCTGTGATCAAAAATGTGGTTAGGGTGGGTTATGGCAAAGTCATGCTTTCTTCTAAAGTGTGGGTGGGTGGTCTTGGATCATGGACCACTTTGTCGGACCTAGAACGAGAATTTGATAGATTTGGTGCAATTCGGCGCATTGATTTTCGCAAGGGAGACACAAGTTCTGCAATTCTCTATGAAACTATTGATGCTGCACAGGCTGCATGTAATCAAATGCGTGGCTTCCTTATGCCAAATGCAGAAACTAGACTTCGGATGGATTTCCTAGACCCTGAGCCTGGAATGCCAGGGTATGAAGCTTTTTCTGAGTGGGGAAGACATGATAACAAAAACTATGAATCTAATTCACAGAAATACAACAATTCAAATGATCGGTATCAGGACAAGAGGAATAATTCTCGCTACAGAGGCCgcaatatatttgttgatGAGAAGCCAAATAAATCTCGTAGCAGAAGAAGCAGATCACCAAGACGAAGATCAAGAGATCGTAGTAGAGGCTCTTCTAATCACCGTGGAAATGAGACGGTCTCGAAGGATATAAAAGAAAGTGAAATGACAGCTATGCAGTACAAACATTTCCATGCCAAGTCCTGCTACTCGCTACATGACTTATGCCAATGCTTTGACCCCCCATGTTGGCAGGGTGggtttgtgttaaaaaacattgcaTTCCCTGTGCTGTTTTTCTTTCTAGATGGAGACATGGGTGTGTTTAACACCACGACTGCAGACCCGAACAGTCCAACAGGAAGACAAACAATGTTCCATCTAACCCAGCGACTTAAACTGAACGAAGAAAAAACAAAGGAAGTTTCACGGCGAATGAAATCTTGTGTAAACAGAACATGCTTGATTGTTGCTGTTCCAGGAGTGCCGGAAAACTTAAATACAACTGGAACCATCAGTGGTCCAGTGCCTACACAACACAAGCCACTACGGGGActtgtaaaatactttaaagAAAAGGAAGCTGCTGGTATCGTATCTGTACCAGCAATTACAACAGACACACCGAAAGAAtgggataaaacaagttacaaagATCGACCACTGTCTggtgttttacatttatttcctCCCGGTCCATTCGCTCACGAACAGTTGTTAAGAATTGGTCCTAATTTGCAACCGCAGTATTTCGCTGACGATTACATGGTTGCATTGTTAGTTAAAGGTCCTAAGGGatctttggtttaa
- the LOC100182582 gene encoding uncharacterized protein LOC100182582, with amino-acid sequence MVDKSYDDNTTVKDLAVASNETSSTLQPMGLIPLYFPPIKNNKTALLPSNPNGFSNLGFSFLPPIYQQAEHYGRRHNFTDGQINAELNLIIQEVVTEQVLDLFEEVLVEGVEPSSEAKMKIKAEKEAQLERVAKALTIDLIEEVIQEDKRASVLEFFDEKIANHRLSYKTQNFAESLFRELETELVEEVMHDVLDSFVCGEACISVIHEVVYDETQTLVQDTLMHYGARAAFSQYKQISKYAGDYILDSMCVQSLLPQQSKPSDALTPILDHLMVQVLLHNMLKHDSVKEETCLPLQWYQKKLILGVMFDETLSKLCTSLENLTTES; translated from the exons ATGGTGGATAAATCCTATGATGACAACACGACTGTTAAAGACTTGGCTGTGGCAAGTAATGAAACAAGTTCTACACTACAGCCTATGGGCTTGATCCCACTTTATTTTCCACCAATAAAGAACAATAAAACAGCATTATTACCTTCAAATCCAAATGGATTTTCCAATCTTG GTTTCTCTTTTTTACCACCAATATACCAACAAGCAGAACATTATGGCAGAAGACATAATTTTACTGATGGCCAAATTAATGCGGAGTTAAATCTTATTATTCAAGAAGTAGTCACAGAGCAG GTGTTGGATTTATTTGAGGAGGTTCTTGTGGAAGGAGTGGAGCCTTCATCAGAAGCAAAAATGAAGATTAAAGCTGAGAAGGAAGCTCAATTAGAAAG GGTGGCGAAAGCTCTTACTATTGACTTAATTGAAGAAGTAATTCAAGAAGACAAGCGAGCTAGTGTGCTTGAGTTTTTCGATGAAAAAATCGCAAACCATCGTCTCAGCTATAAAACCCAGAACTTTGCAGAGTCATTGTTTCGAGAATTAGAAACAGAATTGGTGGAGGAAGTAATGCACGACGTGCTTGATTCGTTTGTGTGCGGTGAAGCATGTATTTCTGTTATACATGAGGTCGTGTATGACGAGACACAAACGTTAGTGCAAGACACACTTATGCATTATGGGGCAAGAGCAGCGTTTTcacaatacaaacaaataagcAAG TATGCTGGTGATTATATTCTGGACAGCATGTGCGTCCAATCTCTACTACCTCAACAAAGCAAACCTTCTGACGCTCTCACTCCAATCCTTGACCATTTAATGGTTCAAGTTTTACTGCACAACATGCTGAAGCATGACAGTGTGAAAGAAGAAACTTGTTTGCCCTTGCAGTGGTATCAGAAAAAGCTCATTCTCGGAGTTATGTTTGATGAAACACTTTCCAAACTATGCACCTCCTTGGAAAATTTAACAACTGAATCTTGA